A genomic stretch from Arachis stenosperma cultivar V10309 chromosome 3, arast.V10309.gnm1.PFL2, whole genome shotgun sequence includes:
- the LOC130967858 gene encoding bidirectional sugar transporter N3-like — translation MPQVATEIFIVGVIGNICSFICFLAPLSTFYRVCKKKTTEGFQSIPYVAALFSAMLWIFYAYIKKGEILIITINSFGCFIETIYLAIYLTYCPKKARIFTLKLIFMFNLGGIFLVVLLTHVLAKERTARLELLGWICVVLSTSVFAAPLSIIRVVIRTKSVEFMPFNLSLLLTISAIMWMAYGILLKDIYVTLPNIVGVTFGTIQMVLYCIYRKNKPVSKDNDEKLPQHNGEVEATTPQAPIDIEIGDQKKQQPDNNPPTPVEATNNHQVQVQLQQQKV, via the exons ATGCCTCAAGTCGCTACTGAAATTTTTATCGTTGGTGTTATAG GTAACATTTGCTCCTTCATTTGCTTTCTGGCACCTTT ATCCACATTCTATCGAGTTTGTAAGAAGAAAACAACGGAAGGGTTCCAGTCGATTCCGTATGTGGCGGCGCTGTTCAGTGCAATGCTTTGGATATTTTATGCTTACATAAAGAAGGGCGAAATACTTATCATCACCATCAACTCATTCGGTTGTTTTATAGAGACAATTTACCTTGCCATCTATCTCACCTATTGCCCCAAGAAAGCTAGG ATATTCACGTTGAAGCTGATATTCATGTTCAACTTGGGGGGAATATTCTTGGTTGTCCTTCTCACACACGTTCTAGCAAAAGAAAGAACAGCTCGTCTAGAGCTTCTTGGATGGATCTGCGTCGTCCTTTCCACCAGTGTCTTTGCAGCACCATTAAGCATCATT agagtGGTAATTCGCACAAAGAGTGTGGAGTTCATGCCCTTCAATCTTTCACTGCTTCTCACAATAAGCGCAATAATGTGGATGGCATATGGCATTCTTCTCAAGGATATCTATGTTACA CTTCCGAACATAGTGGGAGTGACATTCGGGACAATACAGATGGTGCTGTATTGTATATACAGGAAGAACAAGCCCGTAAGCAAGGATAATGATGAGAAGCTGCCTCAACATAACGGAGAAGTTGAAGCTACCACCCCTCAGGCCCCCATTGATATTGAGATTGGAGATCAGAAGAAGCAGCAACCAGACAACAACCCTCCTACTCCTGTGGAAGCCACTAATAATCATCAAGTGCAAGTCCAGCTGCAACAACAGAAAGTGTGA